One stretch of Nitrospirota bacterium DNA includes these proteins:
- the mtaB gene encoding tRNA (N(6)-L-threonylcarbamoyladenosine(37)-C(2))-methylthiotransferase MtaB, protein MKIAFATLGCKVNQFDTAIMSESVAHGEHEVVSYEDRADLYVINTCTVTDNADQASRQWVKKALELNPSAKIVVTGCYAQTNPAEVKKIPGIHLVLGNGEKQNLSNLITLVSSNPEPITCVGEISREKQFQQPLLETFFDKTRAFLKVQDGCNSWCSFCIIPKARGRSRSFSLEEVINQVRHFESIGYHEVVLSGINLGTYGLDFYPKSSLLELFKTIEKETTSIRFRFSSIEPEHLSDALIDTLTSSSRVCRHFHIPLQSGDDHILKKMNRKYTPSEYRRIIERIHQQIPEASIGADVMVGFPGETDAAFRNSCALISDLPLSYLHVFPYSAREGTNAFSYFDHVSSSAIKRRAREMRILGKQKEDQFRLKFIGKVLHVLVEGYHFAESEGTVRGLTDNYLKIIIENGRSIMPNNFVNVVPYAIQNDHLLGRKISV, encoded by the coding sequence TTGAAAATCGCTTTCGCTACCCTGGGTTGCAAGGTAAATCAGTTTGATACCGCTATTATGTCTGAATCCGTTGCTCATGGAGAACATGAGGTCGTTTCCTATGAAGATCGAGCGGATCTTTATGTCATCAATACATGTACTGTGACGGATAACGCAGATCAGGCATCTCGTCAGTGGGTTAAAAAAGCCCTTGAATTGAATCCTTCCGCCAAGATTGTCGTAACCGGATGCTATGCACAGACCAACCCGGCTGAAGTAAAAAAGATACCGGGAATACATCTTGTTCTTGGAAACGGCGAAAAACAAAATCTTTCAAACTTGATCACCCTCGTCAGTTCAAACCCGGAGCCGATCACTTGTGTGGGTGAAATTTCGAGAGAAAAACAGTTTCAACAACCTCTTTTGGAGACTTTTTTTGATAAAACCAGGGCGTTTTTAAAAGTTCAGGATGGATGCAATTCCTGGTGTTCTTTCTGCATCATCCCTAAAGCGCGAGGGAGAAGCAGAAGCTTCTCATTGGAAGAAGTAATCAATCAGGTTCGCCATTTTGAATCAATAGGGTACCATGAGGTCGTGCTATCCGGAATAAACCTGGGAACATACGGCCTTGATTTTTACCCAAAATCCTCTTTATTAGAACTTTTCAAGACGATTGAAAAAGAAACGACGTCCATTCGTTTTCGATTTAGTTCCATTGAACCCGAGCACTTGTCCGATGCACTGATTGATACGCTAACCAGCTCATCCAGGGTTTGCAGGCATTTTCATATACCGCTCCAGAGCGGGGATGATCACATTTTAAAAAAAATGAACAGGAAATATACTCCCAGCGAATATCGGAGAATAATCGAGCGAATCCATCAGCAGATACCGGAAGCCTCGATCGGAGCTGATGTGATGGTCGGTTTTCCCGGTGAAACGGACGCAGCGTTCAGGAATAGCTGTGCACTCATTTCAGACCTTCCGCTCTCCTATCTCCATGTCTTCCCTTATTCAGCCCGGGAGGGGACAAATGCTTTTTCCTATTTTGATCACGTTTCTTCCTCGGCAATAAAGAGAAGGGCCCGTGAAATGCGAATTTTGGGAAAGCAAAAAGAGGACCAATTCCGTTTAAAATTTATCGGCAAAGTACTGCATGTCCTGGTCGAAGGATATCATTTTGCAGAATCGGAAGGAACCGTACGGGGATTGACTGACAACTATCTCAAAATTATCATCGAAAATGGGAGGTCAATTATGCCAAACAATTTTGTGAATGTCGTGCCGTATGCCATTCAGAATGACCACTTGTTAGGAAGAAAAATATCGGTCTGA